The genomic stretch GAGATACAGCCCCCAGActgacagacggacagacagacatgCAAACACCAGACTGAAGCACATGTAATATAGACTGTGTATGTTTACAATGTTGTGTATAAATGGGACAACCCCTCGCCCCCCACTCCACCCTCACCCCTTTGGTtgtatgattttcttctttttttaagaacacCTGGAAGCAGTGCCCCCTTCAGGGCTGGCTGGGGGCTCGGCCCATCCACCTCTCAgggtgcctgcctctctctctcccatggtatcccttccctctcccacgTGCTCGGTGTTCAGTGGTGTATATTTCTTCCCCCAGACATGGGGCACATGCCTCAAGGGACACGATCCTCTCCTTAGTCTTAGCTCCTGGGGCTCTTTATaaggagttgggggagaggggagacacaggaaATGGGAACCGAGCTGAAGCAGGGGCTGAGATTGGGGCTGGATGAGTATGCTCCTGGCTGCCCAGCCTTCTACCAAGAACCATTCCTGGGATTAGAACTGCTGTTCCCAGGGAAAGTggtctcccccgcccctcccgtgGGCCCCACGGTGTGATGCTGTGTCTGTATATTCTATACAAAGGTACTTGTCCTTTCCCTTTGTAAACTACATTTGACATGGATTAAACCAATATAAACAGCTgctgcctgtgtgtatgtgtgcaggaAGGGGTAGGTGATGGGGTGGTATGGACAGAGGTAGTTAAGGAGTTAATTCCTGCAGCAGTGTGGGGAAGAGGACTTGGATGTCCCTGTGAAGCAGAAGCAGTGCAGGGTTGgtccactgggggtggggggcctgaaGCACTCCcatcaggggtgggggtggagctggGGACCTGGACTCCTGACTATTGATGGGTAGGGGCTCCAGGTTAATTCCTTATCGATGCAGAATCGTCAGCTCATTAATCACAGAAGAGGTCAGAGCTTGGGGGTACAGAGGGGATGCAAGCTCTATCCCCCAATCTAGAGCAGAAGCAGCTATGAGCTTGGGTAAAGACAAGCCTCAAGCCCCTATACCTTTCTAATGCCCAGAAATGAGCCAGGGACCAAATGGAACAAGCATCTTGGTCTCTGCGACCTTTTTTCTAGTGACCACCCCAGTATAGCTACTCCCTAGATTCTCAAATAGCTACCGTAGAAACCCCAGTTCTCCAAGGTAGACCTTCATGTCAGGGAACTGAAGCTGGCCAGCTAGCACCAGAGATTGCACTCTATCAAATCATCCCCAAGGCTACCCACTGCCAGTGAGTAATCCACATCCTGGGCGCTCTGGCAGGTGCTCACAACTGCAGATGAGTCCTTTCCTTTACACATTCTCACACACCAGGCCCGTCGTCCACCTTTCCAAATTCTCCACCTTAGACACACCGATCTCTGGGTGCCTGCGATGCATATACTACAGAATAGGATCCAGTTGGCAGCTCCTGCCTCTTGGTTAGAGCCTAGTGAAGGCCCTGCAAAGACCCGCGCCCAGCTTGATGGCATCGAGTATCCTAAATAGGAGAAACCTGGGGCCCAAGATTCCGGGGAATGTAAGTGTCCTGCCAAAGCAGGGCAGCCCCAGTAATGGCTGGTTTTGGAAGAGAGGTGGATAATGTCCAGTTCACATCGGGCTGGCTGCTTTCAGGTCTCAACTCTCCCCTCTCCTTGTCTTGGACTTAGCAGGTCCCTGATGGCTGGTTACTCTCACCCTAGGGGCCATATGCTCTCAAATAGGGGACGTTAACCCTGCATGAGGGCACGAAGCCCACTCTGCCACGGGATCCTTAAGCTTGGTCTCATGGCCCAGGCAGCACTGCCACCTGTTGGCCATGGCTAGGAATGCAACCACACAGCACCGGGATTGGAGGCAACTGTCTCAGCGGTCCCAGAGGGCTGACAGATGCAAATTGAGCTCAGCTCTTGAGACAGAGTCCATCAGCCCTGAGACTATCAAGGGTTAGCTGCCACCCAGAACTTGGCCAGCCATCTCCTTCACTGTCAAATTATCAAAGCCCATTCCTGCCCCACCAAGTCCCTTGAATACCATAGCAGGCTCATCcaatcaacagatatttactgagtacctactacgtgccagcATTGTGCAGCAGTGACTTATAGAATGAGAGATGATACAGAACTCTAAGGCTGAAgccccctctcctgcctggaGATGATCCAAGTGCATCTCTCAAGAAGATGGAGTTGATTGTTTTAGTCAAATGGCCCCCAGCCCTGGTTCTGATCTTCAGGGCTACTGAGTTTGTCCCAGCTCCTGTACGGCGCTACGGTCTTCCTGCTCCCCACTCCACCTGCCTGTTACACACCTTGCAGCTTTCCTGAACCAGTGGCTTCCTGGTAGTGTGACGGACCCAGGCAGGCCTGCCACCTCTGCATCCTCAGCTCCCCATCTGGCTCAGGCTCCCCGACAGTGAGCACAGAGAAGCCTCTCTTGGTGAACTATTAAGTGGGATCTAGGCGGATGGTGCTTCATGCTGCAGGGCTTTGCCCTTCTGGGGCCTTGGGGTAGGGACATCATAGCCCCTGCCCCGGCCTGACCCTCCTTTCCGGCACCTCCCACAAAGCTCACCTTCCCTTCAAGAAGTCAAAGATCAACCCTGGGGTTCATCAGCAATCCCACCCTCCCCACTTTGATAACCCTACACAGCCTAACTGCCACAGAAATTAGCAGCCTCACTTACACTTGTCCAAACACAGCCGCTGCAAGACTCCTACAGAGACCTGTCCAGGCACTCCCACCCGCCAGGATCCTGGGATAAACAGACCACCACAGTCCCTGGGGTAGAGGCTGCTAAAATTCAATGGGGATTCTCTATTTGCGGGACCACGAAGTCCCAGAGGGCTGTAAGGGAGGTGAAGCAGAAGAGGACCCCACTCGTGGATATAGGTTGTGGGGAGGTGTCAGGCATTTATTTCTGGAGTAGGGGTAAGTTGggtgggtgttgggtggggaagGAGCTCAGCAGTGGACACAGCTGCGCATGAAGTTGACACAGAGGCTTGTGTAGTAAGCAGGGTAGTCGCGGAGGTGGCTGACATGTGCAGATGACACAAAGTCCACAGAGCGCACCAGGACCCGGTGTGCCAGGCGTGCCTCCACCATGCGTTCCACATCCCTGGCCAGGACCACCTCGTCGGCCCTCGAGTAGAGGTAGAGCTCAGGCCAGCGAGAGGCTGCATCGAGTAGCCTGTCATAGAAGTGGGTGTGGAAGAGGGCAGTGAGTGGAGCGAGCAGGACATGGAACAGGACTGCCACCAGGGCGAAGGCCACCAGGAGCAGCAGGCGCAGCACAGCAGGCCGGTGCTCCAGGATGGCTGCCAGGGCCCGCAGAGCCCCCACCAGGTTGCTATCACCAGGACCGCTGTCAAAGATGGTGCCCACCACACGCAGGTGGCAGAAGCGCCGATGGGTCTGCAGGAGCTCCAGCACGTATCGGTACAGCATGACACCAGCATTGCTGAAGACATGGAAGAGCAGGGGCTCCTTCTCAATCTCGTAATCAAAGAGTAGCTCAAGTAGCTTCTGGGCCAAAACACGAAGTGAAGGGATGCCCAGGGACTCGGAGAAGAAGACCATGTGCCATGGGGCTGTGTATCGGATCACGATGCagccctggggagaggagagaggcctggTCGGTCCTCGGGGatgggggtaggggtaggggagTACCGCTAGGTCAGAGATGTCCAGAAGCTCCAAATGCCAGAGGCCCACAGGCCTAGCAGTGTCCAGGCACCAGCTCACCATTCACAGATGCGGGTGCCTTCCAGAGTGGAAGGTACACTCAAGGCCCATTTATGGAATAATCACTTCATGCTGGCCAAG from Panthera leo isolate Ple1 chromosome C1, P.leo_Ple1_pat1.1, whole genome shotgun sequence encodes the following:
- the TMEM53 gene encoding transmembrane protein 53 codes for the protein MASSELDYTIEIPDQPCWSQENSPNQGGKEVGTRQPLVILLGWGGCTDKNLAKYSAIYHKRGCIVIRYTAPWHMVFFSESLGIPSLRVLAQKLLELLFDYEIEKEPLLFHVFSNAGVMLYRYVLELLQTHRRFCHLRVVGTIFDSGPGDSNLVGALRALAAILEHRPAVLRLLLLVAFALVAVLFHVLLAPLTALFHTHFYDRLLDAASRWPELYLYSRADEVVLARDVERMVEARLAHRVLVRSVDFVSSAHVSHLRDYPAYYTSLCVNFMRSCVHC